From Triplophysa dalaica isolate WHDGS20190420 chromosome 16, ASM1584641v1, whole genome shotgun sequence:
GAGCTCATTGCACAGCAGAACTCTCGTCACGAAGTTACTCCCACAATACTGTAAGTTAAACCATTTAAATTTCCTACCAGAACACCATCAAATGTTCTGTTATGTAGCCGAACTACACAGGTTTCATTACTGGAAAACAACCTGATGGTGAAGCGCTAGTAGGAAGCAGACCGAGTTAAAACTGTTTCTGAGGtaaaatgaaagaatgttctgctttaataaaaatgaaactatgTCGACAGCATCTGTGAAGCCTGTTTCAGAGAAAATTATTTTCACCCGACCCTCAGTTCATaataacaaacacagaaatgtgtttacagtaaGCGAGTGTAGCCCCGAGACAGCTTTAccgtggctcagtggttagagcatggcactagcaatgccaaagtcatgggttcgatcccaggggattgcacatagtcagaaacaaatgtaaaatacaatgcaatgtaaattgcttaggataaaagcgtctgccaaatgcctacatttaaatgtaaaatttaacaTGAGACTAGGGTGATAAAATCGCTTATCAAACTCCTTTTAGAGTAAAATAAAATCCAGCAAATTTAATAATTCAAACAACAATCccagaaagaaaaaacatcaaaataattaaCTTCTACTAGTCCCACCTTGACAATGACAAGCTTAGCAAAGATTATAAGTGCAGTGGAATATAAAAGTGGCATTCTACCGCGTTTGAATGTTATTACGACATGTAAACATATGAAAGTATCATTTGAAATACGGtagaacagcacttctataTACCTCTGCGGTGTGCTGGAATGTACAGCATCTGcaaaaatgtaactattttcTCAGTTTCCCATTTATCTCTGCTTTAGTCTCCCAAACCGGAAACTGCCCAGGGTTCTTCTCGTGAACCGGATAAGTAACACGTGCATAGTGCATACAGCCAATTTGTTTTAAACCCGGAGCAATATTTATATTAGACATCACTGGGTTTGAACAATTGAAACTATAACCCATTGTAGGGTCACATATAAACCATTTGATGAGTTTATTTAACCCAATAGTTGGGttcgtccctttttgacccaatgcttggttgaaaataacccagcatttgtTTGTAGCCTCGTGTTCACTTTTTACTCAAATATAGCAAATAACGTGTTACTCTGTGTTACTTTGATAAATAAAACGTGTGAACATCCTTAAtatttgttaatcacagatcttattttttgcaaGCCTATGGGAAAAATACATGGCGCTAAGACTCTGGTTGGTcaacaaaaatacgtcatctctgaggtcCTCTATTATAGGCAAAtctatggtttgttttattatgttaaaatataacagtTCAATTAGTTTATAAGTGAATTTTCTTTAatcaaaacatatttcaaaatgtaactCACTCAAAGTGAAATTTGTGTTATGCCATAGGCTTTATGTAAACATAGATAAGTTTACTACTTAAAAAGggactgtgcatattcattttgtatttataaacatacacatatttaggaaatatttacatgaatttatttatattttccaataatttagattatatataaatgttcataaatgtttatatttttctgaaatataggcactgtatgtgtatgtttttattcaaaatgaatatgcacagttcccagacatattttatgtaaacacaaacatttctctgGATGCAATAAGACCTTTGACAGCCATAGAAAAAACAgatgtgtgaccctggataaAAACACCAGCCTTGTGGGACATTTTTAGAAACTGAGATttatacataatctgaaagctgaatagtTAAGCTATCTATTGATGTACAGGGTTGATaggatatgacaatatctggcagagatacaaccgtttaaaactcgggagtctgagggtgcaaaaaaatatatatatattgagaaacttgcctttaaagttgtttatcagaggcactgtagcaggccatccactcacataaataaagttttatatatttagggtaggaaattgagaaaatatctttgtggaacatgatctttactatATATCCtaatgacttttggcataaaagaaaaatcgataattttgatccatccaatgtatttttggcttttaaatgctcccatgctacttaagacttgttttgtgatccagggtcaccacAATTTTAAGACCACCCACCCATAGTCCGCATcaagaaaatgttattatgATAAGTCATGATGTGCAGCTGAAGCAGATACATAACAAACACTCTTAATAAAAATCCACATCAATTGGAGTCGAAATGAATCTTACCCTTTTATGAGAGGAGCCTTGCTTGACACATGGACTCTCTTTATCTTTCTGCTTCTTAGTTAttgacccagtcttttgtgtttcaagaTGCTTCTTCTCCTTGGCTGGCTTTTTGACTTTTTTCTGTTTGACAGCTGATGCCTTTCCTTGGAAGGTATAACTTCTTTGGctccattcatttttttctctccctctgcCTGTACAGTCTGAAGGAGGCATAAGGCCTCTTCCTTAACATGTTTCTTTTCCGATGCCTTTTCCTCTTTTACCATTTCATCCTCTAACCGTTGAGCCAATTTCCTCTCCTTCCATTCTCCTTTGACACCTGAAGCACTCTTTTTACTAGGAGTACTGGATTTCATTTTTTGATAACCATCAGATGGCAGATTTTCACTCggtttcatttgtttctctCGTCCTTTTTCTCTGGCCGCAGAAATACTTGTGACCTCCTGTCTACTCAGAGCTGCTGTGGTCTCCATTATGGCCTGTCCGTCTATGGCTCTGAATGTTGGAGAGCCAGCAGTAAGGGTCTGCTGCAATGTTGAGTCCTGAAACCGGTCCGAGCTGGCAACCTCAGGCCTTTTGGATCCCACAGTAGACAGACAACAGTAGTTCCCCCCTGTAAGGGCAGTTGTCTCGAGAGCTTTCTGCTTTACGATTGACTCTAGGTTGGATAAGGGGGATTTGTCTTTCTCCCACTGACCATCTTCTACTTTAGTTGGGTTTAACTTGGAATTATGGAACAAAGATGTCTCACAATTAGGTACATTCTTAGTCTTTGGGGTAGGAGTCTGACTTGGCCTCTGCAATGATCCCCCTTGGGAAACACATGGTGGTTGCCATAATGATTTAACCGGAGATGTGAACAGGGTACCTCCTTTTCCACAAGCTGACTTTCGGTGGGGTTGTGAATTAGCTGTTGCTGACAATGGGTTGGATGAAATACATTGTGCTCCAGGTGAGCGGGTACTGCTTGAGAGCTTGCCAGCTTTATTATACTGCGGACCCTTTCCAGCAATTGGTGTTTTCCTGTCTTTGCAGACAGGCTGCTCCCCTTGGTCAATAATGGATATAGTTTCCTGTTTAGCAAATGTCTGGATGTCTTCAACAAAAGCAGCACTTTTTCCATCTTTGCTACGTAACGTAGATGCTAAAATGGGACTTGCCACTCCTACATACGTACAAGGGAGGTTGTTTATAGACCCGGGTGATGAGACTTTGGTCCAGGATGCCGTTGGTTCCAATGCATGGTGATTTGTTAGTTTTGATTTCTGAGTTGTGCCATTTCTCTGAGTCTCCGGATGTTGGGCATACCTACCGGTCGAATCAAACGATGCCGAATGACCCTTTTTCGAGCCAGTCATGTTTTTCTGATGAGGCTCGACAGAATGATGTTCCGTGGAAACAGTAGGTTTGTTCTGTGCGTCTTTAATGCTTTTTGAACGTTTGGACTTTGCAGACAGATCAAGAGGCACATCTCTTGACTCAATAGGGCAAGACACATTGTGCTCCTCGGGAGTGGACAGAGTTTTGGGTTTTAAATACGCCAATGAGGTCTTTTCAGCACCTCGGTACGTTGAACCTTTTTCGACAAGGTTAAGCAGCCTGCTTTGAGTGGTGATATTCGCTAGAGCTGGGCTGCAGCAGATGGCAGCGGTGGGCGAGATAGTGTACCGGGTTGGTTGAGCCGAGCCTTGTGAGGCCTGCTGTACTGGGAGGGCTATGGCTGGTGCTGCTACAGACGACATTGTGGACATATGTTCAGCTCCACCTTGAAAGCCCTTAGTATTGGACAAAGAGACTTTAGATGCTGCAGACTGGGACTTCTTCTCACCGCCAGGCCCTCTCCCCACTGAGAAGTGATAAGGGTATGTTTTCAGCATGGATGCCGTGCTTGAACAAGGGTTTTGCGCTGTGCAGTCTTTTTGAAACTGGCTAGCTGTAGCTTCTCTTAGCGCTGCGATCTGACCTAACGCTGGAGGCAGGGTGATCTTACAAAGAGGAGATGAAAAGTTGGAGGAGGGAAGAAAAGCAACAGGCTGGCCAGGTTTGAACAGCGTGGAACACTGGAACCCTAACGGTATGCTTATCACAGGTTGGGTGGGTGCTGGTGTGTTAGTCTTTTTATTTGGGTTTACACTACTGCGAATGGAGTTTACAGGCTCCTCTGCGTTGACCGTTTTACCACAGGTCCACTGGTGAGCAGTGTAAATACCAGTACCATCAACTTTGCCTTTGGAAACCTCTGTTCTGTCAGACAACAGTGCGCTCACAGGAGCAATGCTGTGAGGTTGGGAGGTTGGGACTTGGGGACAGTTGCTGGCCTTGCTGGCGTCGGAGCAGCCGTCGTTTGTTTTGCAGTCTGCGGTCGTCCTCAGCTTGTTCTGCTGACTTTGAGGTACATCACCTCTGAGTTCAAGAGGCAGAGTCTGCTGTGGATTCCCCACCATGCTCTCAGACACCTGGGTAGGGGCACTGCTCTCTCTACTCACCGTCCCTCCATCCCCTACATTCATTGGGGAGGGATCCACCTGGGGGAGATAGAGAACAGAGGCTTTGACTTAGGAaggaaaaatagaaataataacGTAAGAGTCAGAGGGGGAACTATAACAATGAAATGTTACCTGCATAGGCGATTTCTCAACACATTACTCAGTGTGTGTGGATGAGTGATTTTTCACAGAATTTGCCTTTGAGCGTGCAGTGCTGTggcaaaaaagacaaatcatttttGACAAACTGagcatttacatatattttttagtaCAACAACTCTGAAATTT
This genomic window contains:
- the bcorl1 gene encoding LOW QUALITY PROTEIN: BCL-6 corepressor-like protein 1 (The sequence of the model RefSeq protein was modified relative to this genomic sequence to represent the inferred CDS: inserted 1 base in 1 codon), with amino-acid sequence MQVDPSPMNVGDGGTVSRESSAPTQVSESMVGNPQQTLPLELRGDVPQSQQNKLRTTADCKTNDGCSDASKASNCPQVPTSQPHSIAPVSALLSDRTEVSKGKVDGTGIYTAHQWTCGKTVNAEEPVNSIRSSVNPNKKTNTPAPTQPVISIPLGFQCSTLFKPGQPVAFLPSSNFSSPLCKITLPPALGQIAALREATASQFQKDCTAQNPCSSTASMLKTYPYHFSVGRGPGGEKKSQSAASKVSLSNTKGFQGGAEHMSTMSSVAAPAIALPVQQASQGSAQPTRYTISPTAAICCSPALANITTQSRLLNLVEKGSTYRGAEKTSLAYLKPKTLSTPEEHNVSCPIESRDVPLDLSAKSKRSKSIKDAQNKPTVSTEHHSVEPHQKNMTGSKKGHSASFDSTGRYAQHPETQRNGTTQKSKLTNHHALEPTASWTKVSSPGSINNLPCTYVGVASPILASTLRSKDGKSAAFVEDIQTFAKQETISIIDQGEQPVCKDRKTPIAGKGPQYNKAGKLSSSTRSPGAQCISSNPLSATANSQPHRKSACGKGGTLFTSPVKSLWQPPCVSQGGSLQRPSQTPTPKTKNVPNCETSLFHNSKLNPTKVEDGQWEKDKSPLSNLESIVKQKALETTALTGGNYCCLSTVGSKRPEVASSDRFQDSTLQQTLTAGSPTFRAIDGQAIMETTAALSRQEVTSISAAREKGREKQMKPSENLPSDGYQKMKSSTPSKKSASGVKGEWKERKLAQRLEDEMVKEEKASEKKHVKEEALCLLQTVQAEGEKKMNGAKEVIPSXGKASAVKQKKVKKPAKEKKHLETQKTGSITKKQKDKESPCVKQGSSHKRKKDPSTGVGRSILQDETEPAPKVTGKTRKRKSSPANIEDNILNKIDSASSPCRSPPVERDSSSFSSTGWPSKESHSHEETSPRLRRGRRRTDEALLRDWSFVAPPTPPPVDAPSTPPPTPPPPGPIRRPRGRPRINPLPEEVDADKDRPGEGGDASSIKKRKRCKNRKYQNGEYITEKEKVADGEEEKLGVEDDEKIGVYPCLSATLTSGVSSPDISSRRTLFTRSGSTRPQESPPAPPPKDKPSGKRKFKSKHLCDTEDQKKLKTKKSSLGKRTGTLMPDEDVQTAKKPSTPYASPKQSTSPLSSKKAAGGKSNIPESTPSRPVPPEVRRLIVNKNAGETLLQRAARLGYQDVVLYCLEKDIREVNRRDNAGYTALHEACARGWTHIVQILLKHGADVNCSAQDGTRPIHDAVAADNLPAVWMLLNHGADPTLATYSGQTAVKLAQSPGMKAFLKEYFADLEGRTDQDPSVQWDFHSSSVFETEQEPCWDFLLSQPEEDCGENSREQVKDRDADADCLVFEFSSEPLLPCYHVQVSLTQGFCNWFLLTDVLKRLKMSSRIFRARYPQFEVTGIPLAELWKQVSVSQTCAAPDELRPAEEDEGEETVELVRCVPELQGLLGSTIQLLREDEDENSEVNARPCSR